The Coffea arabica cultivar ET-39 chromosome 2c, Coffea Arabica ET-39 HiFi, whole genome shotgun sequence genome includes the window TTTTCCATTACTTAGCTAAGGTTCTAAATGACCCTGATACAACATACACTCTTTGTGAAACCCTAGATTTATGAGTGGGGTAGACGTGAGACTGATTAAGTTACCCTATGATTTGGAAGTTAAAACTCCTATTAGGGAGATCAAAATTTAGTTgctaacttggtatataaaaattgtgagatttgggttggagaTTGTAAGTTGTTGATTGATCTGATCAGCATaactattaaggggtatgatgttatCTTAGGTGTAAATtttgagaacgaaattctttttaggGAGGGAAGGATgcgaggacccaaaaattttattatttttatcttattttactagcttatttaattatttattctgtcgcgccccattttttgataaataaaaataaatggtttgagaaagatgtttttgattcaattgtgattggagaatgatttttgtgagttgaaaagacatgggtctcaatgggacttgggaaaaagcgacgatttgacccaaaaaatagttttttttttaaaagggtttttgaaggagaaattggagtcgccacttggtaatgattaaggtgtaccaagtcacctaaaaaataaatttttaaagacaaagtagtaaaacccttttaaaaacgactcctagtccgcgtaagccaaagaaaaaggttcgagagtcacgtttgacaaaggggaaggcaaggatagaatccaaggcacccctttgacctagccaaggctagttgcgcgacttaaccttacctttcctaattttctacccaatgtatgtattgcacgttggatatgactatatgaatgcaaaacggaaaggaaaatgcaatcctaaattctacgatgtctcttgtgaggcttttggtcccaaaccacatgaattgtggcggccaacaaaggaaaacctcatagaggtcgattaatgcaaatgagagttcaaatttaagtgtgcaagtgtgaaagtgtatgaaagatgcaagaaatgtaagtgcaagtgtgcgaatgtataaaaaggtgcatgtgtgaaattgtataaaattcaagtgttttttgtgtgcaaatgtgtaaaaatagaataatagatatataaggtaaggtggaattccatttgtgaggtgaaattgagcacgtgatgagaaaaatgtagtgagaaagtatggtttaagaaatgtgaaaaaatgtggttaaaatagtatgtaggtgataaaaatgaaagtatgaccctagaggaatgcaacaagtcgggtacgggggttgactcctaacttttcgacttcgattttccctttgattagaaggcgaaactagcgtgctaaggctatcgagtagccacactcgctcgtttcccttatcggaagggattttcacgcaaatgaaccctaactagcatgagatgcaagtcctaaaatgaaggggaaggggtttgaggaacataccaaatgacaaactaaggaaaaatgcgtgatatgtggtgatcatgcacttaatgaaaaaaggaaaaaaagaacctattgggtctagcattggactagcccattctatgaattccgactagcgttggactagtggaaacgataaaagaagccacaactagcgttggactagtgtggtgacgtacattcatccattccattcatctatactacaaaaagcgagtagacatgcgaatcacttataaacacgtagcatataacacttagcatgcttgactagatgcaaaatcctaataaagcatttaacatataacacataggcatgcaaccattacatttgctaactaaaacaaaggggaaaggggaaatggaccaaattacttgctacgccctatctattacaagccaagaggtgtacacataccccataaaacttaaataaaaataaaagcaagtaaatgcacgcaaggaggtaaggaaagcggagtaggcatgcatattcacataacacgtaggagcacatagggtcaaatgaaaTACAATTGaggagtagagtgtacctcccttgatttgacgccctaatgaagtgaacttactaacttaccctccaaaagaataaaaaggtcaaagtaccacttaaattatcaaataaatcaGAGAAAATGGAAATGAACGCCAAATTGAATCACTTGAAGCCTTCTAAAAAAAGGTAAACTACTCGTActtaaccaattaagacaaACAACGACccaattgagaaattaaagaaGTTTAAAGAGCCAATTTATTATAAACACCAAgggacttaaaaaaaaaacataaaataaaattaagaatctaaggtgaaacaaaaccaaatcaaacaagaaatttcacaaaaaaggTAAATGAGAAGCAATTTACTAGTGTCTAAGTAACAAAATGCCAAAGaatccaagaaaaatcaaattaactacaaatatgggaaaaataaattattagatCCTTCAAACTCATCCTACAACTCTTTAAGTATCTACccaaaataaatcaagatgaaCTAAAGAGGGAATGGCATGTTAGGAggacaaaattaattaagttttccAATTAATTGGGCCATGGATGCATTAGGTAGAAGTCAGGGGGGTAGGAGTGCGATTTTCGAAAATTTCCATGCAAGTTCATGCAATCTACGTGAAGAACAACATGAGGAACAACATTctgcagcagaaatttctgctgaaagcttTCGGCAACCCAGCATTTTACAAAGACAGCCTTCGAACATAGcccaatccaaacacaactatCACACAGTTCCCTCACTTTGCATCATGAAGCTTGTAGGCTTAAACACCCAAAATCGAACAACAAGCATGCAAAGATTTGAACAGCTCAAGCAGCCTCATGCAAagctttaaaaatttttctgcaacATCTCTTGTCAAACCATTAGCAACTCGAAACTTCAACAAGAGAAACAGCACACACAACTTGCTTCTAAGTTAAGGTCTCAAACCCAAATGTGAAGGCTTTGAACTAAGCGTCTAACTACACAATCGCCATCATCTAAACAGGAAAAGCATTTGGAAAAATCTCATACAAAAGGCCTGGAAAAGCTTTTGATGACAAGAAAACTGCTGCAACCTTCCAGCCGCAGCCCACTATTCATTTCAGCATGTCAACAGGTTTATTCATACCAAAATTCAACCTATCCGTCATCAACTAAACATACAACTTCATTGCATGATTGAATCAAAAGATGGAGCCGATCAAGGATAGAATGAAGaccaaaacagcaaaagaagtaAACTTGACCCATGTTGTTGCAAGTTACGAAAGAAGTAAACTTTCTGCACTCAAATTTGCTAGCAAACTCCAGAAATTTCTGTAATTTCCAGTCTTCAAGCAGGCAAGAAAAAACAGACGTGAACATGAATTCAGATGGAAATGCAATTATACTCACTACTTGCGCAAGACTCCAGTCAACACCAATCatgcgataaacacattcagcAGGTAAAATCCATTTTCCAGTCGCTATTTCCTTTTCATAATCTGACAATGGATTTCAAGACATATGCAGCCCACAAAACTCAAGAAAACAGCCATCTTTTCGAAACAAAACAAGACCTTACACGACCTATCCTCAAACCCAGCCATAAATTATACATTTCCCATAACTTTTCCAAACCAGATTGTCGAATGAAGCGCAAAAGGAAAGACAGAATTGACTCCAAATTTTAGAAGCAAAAATGGTAATAAAAACAAGTGCCATCAACCCTGGCTATGTCCGACGCAGAAAACAGCAACAAGGAAACAACTTTGATTGATGAAATGGAAATGGATGCGAGAAAAACGATGAACTGCCTCCCAATACATCAAAACATCAAACTCTGTTTCAGTGATTCCACATCTAAACGCAAGTAAAAACCTAAGATTTCTGGTTACACAGACCAGATTCCATATGAAAAGAATGAACGAAAACAAGGATTGAAGGCTACCTGTTTCACCTTTGGATTTGCAACTCGGGTTCAATGAAGAAAATCGTTGCAGATTCTGGGCTGCTAGACGAAGTAGCAGAGACTCCTTCCTTTCCCTTCTCTGATTTTCAGCCGAAGTCCTTCTCACAGCTCACTCTCTTGCTTcttcgtttcttttctttcagaaCCCTTGCTGCCAATCTCTTGCTTGCTTTGTTTTTCCTTCAGATTTTTTAGCCATCACTCAATGCCCAGCCCCCTTTCTCTCCGCCTTCTCTCGGGTTTCCTTAGCCGCTAACTCTCTCTCAGCCCAAAAACCTTGCTCAGTTTTTTCTCTTAGCTTGCCGATGCTCTCCCTCAAAAATCCCTCTTGCGGCTGATGCTTTTCTTTGCTcttttatatggaactccaAGTTCCTTAAACCCTCCACTGAATGGTCAGGATGAAGGCCAGCCTCTGCCTTCATCCTGCCCCTCCATGGCACGCATGAAATGTCCTTGGCAAACTGCAAAAACAAATGCAGCCTGCCTGTCGcaaacgtttttttttttttttttttttttttaagaaaacaacttgaagattacagaaaatataaataataaaataacaataacaataataacaaaattacacaaaccaggtaataataagaataacaaaacaaaaataattttaaacaaaagaaactaaacaaaaatggccatttttaattttccaatttgattttttgttctttgcttctttttctcaaaataacttaataaaaataactaaagtgcccaaagattgaatttaaagaaataaacatatttttgtgaacaatttttcctttctcttttttttttcttttttcattaatttcttcttttctcctttttatgattttgcattttcatttttctttcaagaaagcattgaataaaaacaaaatgactaaaatgatttttcttttctttctaaaaactctataaacttaaaaactaaaaaaacttaaaaactaaaaactaaaaactaaaatctaaaacttaaaagtgattaaaaacctaaaaatgacaaaataaaaatgaatagacaaactaaaagggcaaaatgaataaaactaaaataaaataacaactagaaatgcaaaacacacaacaatgAACCAAATGCAAGCGATCtgaaataaaaatcatgaagtagatgccacatacaaattattcaaaatttggtgtctatagtttgcccctctttgtctgagttttgaaaaaacttgaggcaaagaaatagacaccaaatacttacctgtgttattgggctgcaaaagattccaacgaacaggaattctaatacgggactgacccgaacatgaaaaataagacgggactgacccgaacaggaatttaaacgggactgacccgagcatgaaaaataaaacgggactgacccgaacaggaatttaaacgggactgacccgaacaggaatttaaacgggactgacccgaacatgaaaaataagacgggactgacccgaacaggaatttaaacgggactgacccgaacaggaatttaaacgggactgacccgaacagaatttaaaacgggactgacccgaacatgaaaaataaaacgggactgacccgaacaggaatttaaacgggactgacccgaacaggaatttaaacgggactgacccgaacagaaatttaaacgggactgacccgaacagaaatttaaaacgggactgacccgaacagaaatttaaacgggactgacccgaacaggaatttaaaacgggactgacccgaacagaaatttaaacgggactgacccgaacaaaaatttaaacggggctgacccgaacaggaatttaaacgggactgacccgaacaaaaatttaaacgggactgacccgaacaggaatttaaacgggattcACTGGGGAAGTTTGAGACAATGAATTGAATTTTTACCTGAGAGTAGTTCAAATGTTTGTACCTAGAGGGAGATTGGATCTCTGTAGTTGAAGCGATGGCTGGTGTTGGTCCTTATAATCCAACTTTGCAAATAACATTGCTTTAGGTTTGAAAAAGAGAATGATCGCTTTCATTTGTGACCGCagtgttcctgcaagaaaagaataaataataatggacttgccaccattatttgatccggtttgccttgagaatcgtgtaaacatgagtcttgtacTATTTTTGCCTCTGTTCTGCGGCATCCGTCTTGGTCGAACTTGTGACTTTGCAAATTCTAAGACTGATAAAATACGGATTGACCACGTCACCCAATCCAGGTGGTAGCTTTGTTGCATGTTACTCCCTGTatctgatgattgaatcccctatTTTTGCTCAAACCTTTGGGTTTATCACtcatttgaattcaatggtaaaagaatgatgcgtgaaaatttgtcatataacaatcaatgtatatgcaagattatttcctatgtcgggcaaagatgagcatgcaaaagaatgtagacaatcataagcagtcatacacaaataattaaaaacaaccaaaagattcataaagatacattttgcaaaagaatatttgtaaagaacaatacaagtttagccaacgaatatcatattcaagactttggatATTTTGCTTCGGAATCCGATACTGACAAAAGTATCACAAACATGAGGAAAAACCCCAAacgaaccaggtcaccagctgttccttctcgCGCTCGTCCGTTGTGAAAAACccgccttggcgccctttcgggttttcaccaaggttgcccctacccttttgtttttgctttttctttcttctttcttcttttcttctttttttttgtttttgtttttttttctcttcttttttttcttcttttttttttgtttttgttttttttttctcttctctttttttcttttttttttgttttcaaggcgccctttcgggttttcacctaaagaataaAGATacatctcgaccatgatcgactcagaaatatgagttaaaggtttcaggcatcagtaaaatgcacttcccttgtagattaggcgaaggcattacggacatcacttgccagttgattatcaaattttgctaatagaaatgcaacaaatgatggaagccaggactttgggctttgtaatgaggtcaggtggggtgtttttccagAAAGGTTAAGACTTGAAAGCAAATTCGATGCCAGGGGTAAAATAAACTGAGATTGCcctattttgaaatcatttccgattttgaacgaaaccggggaaaatttgccccagtttgatcgaaCTTTCActctttgcattttttcattgcatttttctcacttttgcatttttctttgaaaactaaatttgccccagtgtggggtttcttttccttttcttttgctcatctctctttcaaaaattaaaattttgccccagtgtggggtttgcaattctcaggggttatcaaacgaaatttgtctactctgatggctcaaaggggacaagtagagataaaatgtttttagtgtaaaagaagatggcctgacttgcatttcgccatttgcatgaatttcttaaagaaaatttgcatgatcaaatgaaaaactttttgcacatatctgagttgatgggttgagggaatgctcgtccatccatttctgctaGAATAAGGgccccgccaggtaataccttttggacaatgaacggcccttgccagtTTGGAGCgaatttgcctttagcttcatcttgcattgacaaaatccgcttcagtaccttatcaccttcttcaaatgcccgcCGATGGACCTTTTTGTTGTAAGCTCGGGCCACCCGTTTCTGATAACACTGACCATGACAAATAGCATTGAATCGCCTTTCATCGATCGACGTCAATTGTTCATGGCGCTGCTTTATCCAATCAGCCTCTTCCAACTTAGCTTCCATGAGGATTCGCAACGAAGGAATCTCAACTTCGGCTGGTAAcacagcttccattccatacatgagtgaataCGGTGTTGCCCCAGTTGATGTCCGAATAGAAGTCCGGTACGCCAtcaatgcataaggcaacttttcatgccaatcgcgatgcctttctgtcattttgcggataatcttcttcaaattcttatttgcggcttctacagctccgttcatctgaggcctataaatggcggAGTTGCGGTGTCTGATTTTGAATTGCTCGCATAGTCCatccaccatgtcattgttcagattcttggcattgtcagtgataagcgtttcgggtactccaaagcgaCAAATGAtatgatctctcaagaaattggcaactacCTTCTTCGTAACATGTTTAAACGATTCCGCTTCAACCCACTTGGTGAAGTACTCgatcgccaccaatataaatcgatgtccatttgaagcaggaggatcgattgtaccaatcacgtccataccccacattgaacagggccacggggcggtcatactatgcaactcagtgggtggagcgcgtataatgtcaccgtgcatttggcattttatacatctccggacaaaatctatacaatcatgctccatagtaagccagaagtatccggttctcatgattttcttcgctagcaaatggccattcatgtgaggtccacaaacgccactatgcacttctttcatcatatactgAGCTTCGTTTTCATCAAcgcaccttaaaaggttcaaatccgaggttcttttgtataacacttctccatttaagaaaaattttgaagccattctacgtAGAAAACTCTTGTCTTTTACACCAGCATGTTGAGGGTAGGACccagttttgagaaactccttaAGATCATTAAACCAAGGAGTAGTATCCGAGGACTCGTCTGCAGCCCAGCAGTGGGCTGGCTtgttttgaagttgaatttggattggttCGATCTTCAATTCATCTGGATATTGGATCATGGAAGCcaaggtggccaaagcatcagcaaatgcgtttcgggctcTCGGGAGATGTctaaactccaaattttgaaactgcttggccaaagtgagcagactacaatggtagggtagaattttcgaatctttggttatccattACTTCAAAGTttggtgcacgagcaaatctgaatcactaaaAGCTATCAACTCCTTGATTTCCATctctaaagccattttgagacccaaaatgcaggcttcatattcagccatgttatTCGTACAAgcgaattgcaatttggcagcggcagggtagtgcttcccttcgggtgacaccaaaacagctccaattccagctccgagagaattcgaagctccatcgaagaaaagcctccattcaggactttgttcacttatatcatctgcaacgcctacaaataggaccctctcgtcagggaaataagtacggagtggttgataatcatcatcccttggattttccgccaaatgatcagctatagcttgccccttgaccgccttttgtgaagtgaacacaatatcgaattctgagagaattatctgccacTTCACCAAACGCCCAGTcaacatcggcttctccaaaagatacttcaaaggatcagaccgGGAAATAAGATACGTGGTATGGCTCAATAGATAGTGTCTCAACTTCTGGGCTGCCCAagccaatgcacagcagcttttctcaatgaatgaataattagcctcgtactgcgtgaactttttgcttagatagtaaatggcttgttctttccttccagAGTCATCATGTTGACCTAGAACGCAACCAACTGCTCCATCGAGCACAGATAGGTACATGATCAGCGGTCGGCCCGGTTTGGGTGGCACCAGGACCGGAGGCTGcagcaaataatctttaatcttgtcgaaagcctgttgacactcctcattccagtacaacggcacattctttcttaataatttgaacaacggctcaCATGTGGCCGTTAATTGGGCAATGAACCTTCCAATAAAGTTGATCTTTCCTAAAAAGCTTTTCACGTCTTTCTGAGTCTTtggcactggcatatctcgaatcGCCTTGATTTTTactggatctatctctatgcctctCTTGCTCACGATGAAACCCAACAATTTACCAGCTGGTGCCCCAaaggcgcatttcgcaggatttagctttaaattgtacttccgcaacctctcgaataatttcttcagatcaatcaagtggtcctctgcccttttagacttgattataatatcatccacgtagacctccatctcccggtggatcatatcatgaaatagggttgtcatggtcctctgatatgttgctccagcattctttaaaccgaaaggcatgactcggtagcaaaaggtaccccaaggggtaatgaaagcagtcttctccctatcctcctctgccatcaaaatttggtggtagccagcaaaacaatcgcaaaaggtttcaatctcatgtccggcagtattgtctaagagaatgtgaatatttggtagagggaaatcatctttaggactggctttattaaggtctctatagtcaacgcaaactctcacctctccactcttttttggaacagggactggatttgaaagccaaattgggtaatgggaaacaatgataatgttggttttgagttgtttttcaatttgctcttttattttgaggcttatatctggtttgaattttctgggtttttgttttacgggtggaaaagaagggtctgtgggcaatctatgcactaccacatcagttgaaatgccagtcatatcatcataggaccacgcaaatacatcctggaacatggtcaagaattcaagcatctcctttttctgcctttcattcaaatgaatacttatctgcacctccttaacttcatcctcagtgccaatgttTACTGTTTCTGTCTCTTCCAAGTTCGGTTTTGGtgtttcctcatattgttcaaaatcctttgcaaaagaatcgaatacctcttcattatcactctcgctttggaacTCGGAttcctccaagtcgtgagtgatatagaaattgtcattattgaattccagaacagtaatatccaaagggtcaaatatttttatttttggccatctgaaaagaattaacgaatgtgggataataagcaaataagcatacaacaaacaaatgaacaaacaaTATGAATATAGACAACAcaacatgacaagaacaacttgtgcattttcataaagacctttgattgaaagcaagtgaaaatgaaaatttaacaatatttacatgcgcaaaaaaaaggaaaattgttttcattggctatttacagatgcaaaagtatttttcatgaattcatatgaatgataaacccctttcagtttaccgaaactccttccgaatAGGCAGAAATTCAGCTGTCCAATTGGAAATCGACCCTTCagggatgtcaggaaattcgGCCTCGTTCGGGAAATTGTCTTCAAATATTGCCCCAATGAACAGTTGGGACAAACTATCCTCGATTTCTTCAGTTGAATTACCCTCTGATGTGATTATTTCAGCTGGCCGGGGAAAAGTATACCGTAGCGGTGGAATATCGAAAACCCTTTGCCGGCCCTCTTTTTCTGCTCTTTTACGCTCCTTCATCTCCTTGAAATCCTTGGCGGTTGGTCTGAA containing:
- the LOC140035700 gene encoding uncharacterized protein — its product is MAYRTSIRTSTGATPYSLMYGMEAVLPAEVEIPSLRILMEAKLEEADWIKQRHEQLTSIDERRFNAICHGQCYQKRVARAYNKKVHRRAFEEGDKFAKDISCVPWRGRMKAEAGLHPDHSVEGLRNLEFHIKEQRKASAARGIFEGEHRQAKRKN